GTGTTTTTGAGGATCCACGCCGCGCAACATAGGCCGATGAGGGCGACGAGACACTGTAGTGCGCGGATCGCGGACTTGTACGCCCAGAAGCGGTCGGCGGCCTTGACTTGGCACCATATTGTCGAGGGATCGCTGTCCGTTTCCGAGTTATGGCTGCCCTTGTCCGATATGGAGTTGGCCTTGGCCGAGATGCAGTCGCCCTTCTCCGAGGCGTAGTCACTCTCCTCAGAGACGCGGTTGCCCTTCTCAGAGACACGGTCGCTCTTATCGGAGATGTGCTCATCCTTCCCTTTCTCCGTATTACTGGGTGTAGTTGTGGCCGCCATGATGATTGTCCAGCTCTATAACTTGTCGCGGTGTGATTGAGAAAGCAGCACAGcagaaaacaacaacaaaagacAAGCTCCCGAGAAAAGCAGATATCACGATATTAATCAGGACATCAAGCGTCAGCATGCAATCCTCGCTTCTTCAAGCGAGTCGAATCACAGCCTGCCTATGTCCTGCATTGTAACACAAGCTATGTTCGTTTCCAAAGGCCAGCACGGGGTGACGCCCGCCCATACGAGCCGTTGGGCTGAACCGTCAGCCAACCAAATCACAGCAACCCTTGACTTGCCAAGATGCGCAGTCAGTGAGATTTGGCACATTCATGACAATCTCGACTAAGCCAAGCTGTTCAGGTCGGCCTTGCCATCATCACGGagggtacagtacagtatagACTATAGCTGCATGAGCGAACTTTGGTGCCGGTAATCCTCCGCAATGCGCCGCAATATTCGGCAAGGATTTTCCATGCTTTCAATTTGACAAGACGGGGATTCACAAGTGCCAAGATAACAGCTAAACTGGTGTTGCGTTGTCTTCTACGAAATCAAGGTCGAACGAACGAAAGTACTTGGTGGCTGCCTATAGAGGGGGCCAGGAGGAGAGATTGAGAAAAGTACCTACCACCCATCCTCACCAATGCCTGCAAAGTTGCTGACGATCCACAAAAATTGTGTTTGTACTTTTGCTTGCTGTTCTTGCGCTTTTGGTTTGCTCCAAAATAGGCTAGGGTCGCCTGATCCCGATCTCGGTCGGTCGCCTGACACCCCGCCTTCGATTAGCTCTCGGCTCATGACAAGCCACATGTGTTTCTGCTGTCTTATGTAATACAGGGCAGGGGTGCTGGCGGCAAATTCTAGCTTGTGAACGTGAatgagcctttttttttgcaaggaGCCGATGGGCAGATTGAACTCTAGTCGGGAAGCTCATAACTATACAAACCGACGCGGTTTGTTCGCAGCAGAGAAATTGGAACATTTGCATTGCATCCAGTGCAAACAATCCGCAACTTGACAATGGAAATATTCGCGTTACCCAGTAAGCTCACAAATCTCGCCGTCGCGCGTTCCTCAGCTTTGCCGCCATGCATACAATCCCGCGCGCCATCACCTGACCCAGTCCCTCACTTGGCATGCTtacacagaaaaaaagagccgTCCTGGATACTGACCCGAAAACATAGTCTTTTTCATCACCTTTCGCGAGTCCCTCGAGACCGCCATCATCGTGTCTGTGCTCCTGGCCCTGGTCAAGCGAACCCTCGgcgacggcagcagcagcaaccaagATGAAGACGCCGAGCTGCAGCGCCGCATGATCCGGCAGGTCTGGCTCGGCACCTTTGCCGGCCTGGCCGTCTGCATCCTGATGGGCGTTCTCGTCATCGCCGGCGCCAACGGCCTGGGCGTAGACGAGTGGGCCGTGGCCGAAGACGTCTGGGAGGGCGCCTTTGCCCTCCTGGCCTCGGTCATCATCACCGCCATGGGCGCCGTGCTGCTGCGCGTGTCGCGCCTGCAGGACAAGTGGAGGGACAAGCTGCTCAAGGCCTTCCGCGCCTCGTCGGCCGGGCGTGACGACGAGTCTTCTGCCGGCGATGGTGCCGAGTCGCCGAGGACGGTCAAGAGGAATCGCTTCCTTGATCGTCTTGCCTTTTTGGGCGAGGAGTATTCGCTGTTCCTGCTGCCGTTCATCACGGTCTTGCGTGAGGGGTTTGAGGGTGTCATCTTTATCGCTGGCGTCGGGCTCGGCTATCCCGTCTCGGCTCTCATCTTTACAGCCGCTGTAGGACTGCTAGCCGGTGCAGTCTTTGGCTATGCCATTTACAAGTAAGCCACTATTTCCTGTGACCATAAGCTGGGGAAAAAGTGACATTGTGCTGACAGTCTCGACATCAGGGGCTCCAACTTTGCATCGATGCAAAAGTTCCTCGCTGCGTCTACATGCTTCCTGTACTTGGTCGCAGCCGGTCTTTTCTCCAAGGGAGTATGGCATCTCGAGGCCAATGAGGTGCGTGGCTTTCCGACCGACATGCTGTTTGACGATAAATACATGCACAAATACTCACAAATACTCCTTGGCACATGACAGTGGAACAAGATTGTCGGCGGCGATGCTGCCGAGCTCGGCTCGGGGCCTGGCTCATACGACATAACCAAGAGCGTGTGGCATGTGAACGTACGAAAACACCTCTCTGGTTCCTCGTCTCATCCAAAAATCGTTACTGATTACAGATTTCTCAATCTAGTGCTGCAACCCAGACTTTGAAGGAGGCGGACTCTGGGGAGTCTTCAACTCCATCCTAGGCtggaccaattcggccactGTCGGCTCAGTTGTCTCATACAACCTCTATTGGATCGTCGTCTCCATAGGCTTCCTTTGCATGGCACACAAAGAAAAGACGGGCCACTACCCTTTCCTGCAGAGGGCTAGCAAGATCACTAGGAGTGTTTTGGATGGGGATCGCCAACCGCTTCTCTCGAATGCTCGAACAGCCTAGGCTCCAATCAGTTTTGGTCCCAGCCAATGTCACCTGGAGAAATCGCGTCAGACTCTGCGCAATCTTATGTCTGAGATTCCGATCATCTTTTCAGCCCCCCTCCAACCAGACAGGACGACGTGATGGTCGACAGCCCTACCACCAGCGGTCTACACCTTCTCGTCACTGATCCAGGCATTGGCTTGATACAAGTCCAGCTCCAGCTTGCTTTCCACCGTTTCCCTCACTCATTTCGGGAGAGGTTCGACTCTTCCAGAACAGATCCACCCCTGATTGATGCCGAGAACCTCAATCTGCTGTTGGTGCGCCATATCCACCCACTCCCGTTCCTGCGCCCGTCGTGCGTCTCCAGTCTGCAGCCCATCCTGCATCATCAGACGCAACCACGAGGCATGGCAGCCGTTTGACTTTCCATCTTGGATGGTGATGTCGGTCATGCCTCGGTTACCGGGGAGGTGGGCCCCCGACCTAGCCGGCCGACAAATCATTACAGCGTGCACGagggctcggccaacgagcAGCTCGATATGCACGTCGCAACACCAGCCGGGCGTCGATGTTTCGCGGATCCTCATTTGTATGCAGCCTTCTATTGGAATGGGAGACGACGGTCCAAAGACAGTCTCTTGCCCGTGATAAACGACAGGGATCATGAAAAGGGACCTTGTGCTACACCGCCCAACTCCGTCACGGTGGC
The Pyricularia oryzae 70-15 chromosome 1, whole genome shotgun sequence DNA segment above includes these coding regions:
- a CDS encoding plasma membrane iron permease → MEIFALPIFFITFRESLETAIIVSVLLALVKRTLGDGSSSNQDEDAELQRRMIRQVWLGTFAGLAVCILMGVLVIAGANGLGVDEWAVAEDVWEGAFALLASVIITAMGAVLLRVSRLQDKWRDKLLKAFRASSAGRDDESSAGDGAESPRTVKRNRFLDRLAFLGEEYSLFLLPFITVLREGFEGVIFIAGVGLGYPVSALIFTAAVGLLAGAVFGYAIYKGSNFASMQKFLAASTCFLYLVAAGLFSKGVWHLEANEWNKIVGGDAAELGSGPGSYDITKSVWHVNCCNPDFEGGGLWGVFNSILGWTNSATVGSVVSYNLYWIVVSIGFLCMAHKEKTGHYPFLQRASKITRSVLDGDRQPLLSNARTA